The Falsibacillus pallidus genome has a segment encoding these proteins:
- a CDS encoding DUF896 domain-containing protein, which yields MLSKEKIARINELSKKSKGIGLSNEEAKEQSRLRREYLETFRSSMKNTIENVRVIDPNGEDVTPKKIRDIQDKNNLN from the coding sequence ATGCTTTCAAAGGAAAAGATTGCCCGCATCAATGAACTTTCGAAGAAATCCAAAGGGATAGGTCTTTCAAATGAAGAAGCAAAGGAGCAATCTCGTTTGCGCCGGGAATATCTTGAAACCTTCCGTTCTTCCATGAAAAATACTATTGAAAATGTTCGAGTGATTGATCCAAATGGAGAAGATGTCACACCAAAGAAAATCCGCGATATTCAAGATAAAAATAATTTAAATTAA
- a CDS encoding YneB family resolvase-like protein, with amino-acid sequence MNAIIYCRVSTTKETQETSLARQEEELVNAANKWNYNVLRIIKEQESGYHLERPGILELLDLIKEEEVHAIFIQDETRLGRGNAKIALLHCIMKDDVKVFCLAQNGELQLSESDSMVLQIVSMVEEYQRKIHNLKIKRGMKRAVENGYKPQKNLKNRGNEEGREKKEIPVSEIVRLRRSKLTFAEIAATMRGFGYDVSKATVHRRYKEYIESIEDDESNESLVK; translated from the coding sequence ATGAATGCGATTATTTACTGCAGGGTCAGTACAACAAAAGAAACTCAAGAGACATCTCTGGCCAGGCAGGAAGAAGAGCTTGTAAATGCTGCGAATAAATGGAATTACAACGTACTGCGTATAATTAAGGAGCAGGAAAGCGGCTATCATCTTGAGCGCCCCGGAATATTAGAGCTGCTAGATCTAATAAAGGAAGAAGAAGTTCATGCCATTTTCATTCAGGATGAAACAAGGCTGGGGAGAGGGAATGCAAAAATCGCTTTGCTGCATTGTATAATGAAGGACGATGTGAAAGTCTTCTGCCTTGCACAGAATGGTGAACTTCAGCTCTCAGAGTCAGATTCTATGGTACTGCAGATTGTAAGTATGGTAGAGGAATATCAGCGAAAAATTCATAACCTTAAAATAAAACGGGGAATGAAAAGGGCAGTTGAAAATGGGTATAAGCCTCAAAAAAATCTTAAAAATAGAGGAAATGAAGAAGGTAGAGAGAAGAAGGAGATTCCCGTCTCGGAAATTGTCCGCCTAAGGAGAAGTAAACTTACTTTTGCTGAGATTGCCGCTACGATGAGAGGGTTCGGCTATGATGTGTCTAAAGCAACCGTCCATAGAAGGTATAAAGAATATATTGAATCTATAGAAGATGATGAATCAAACGAATCGCTTGTAAAGTGA
- the yneA gene encoding cell division suppressor protein YneA — protein MFQLIWKKYSYTIILCGLTIFFGMTCLVLFSGNEDTIRKEIVINDGDSLWTIAEDYADEQNMSVPQFISWVQKENGLKSYVINAGDKIVIPAKKINPVSDSIKIKEIAMDGNN, from the coding sequence ATGTTTCAATTAATTTGGAAAAAATACTCTTATACAATTATTCTATGTGGATTGACGATATTTTTCGGAATGACCTGCCTTGTGCTATTTTCCGGGAATGAAGATACTATTCGAAAAGAAATTGTCATCAATGATGGAGATTCATTATGGACAATTGCCGAAGATTATGCAGATGAACAGAATATGAGCGTCCCGCAGTTTATTTCTTGGGTTCAAAAAGAAAATGGGTTAAAATCATACGTAATCAACGCAGGGGATAAGATTGTTATACCAGCAAAGAAAATCAACCCCGTCAGCGACTCCATTAAAATAAAGGAAATCGCCATGGACGGAAATAATTAA
- the lexA gene encoding transcriptional repressor LexA: MTKLSKRQHDILSFIKDEVRAKGYPPSVREIGEAVGLASSSTVHGHLARLEAKGLIRRDPTKPRAIEVLELEENSIPKPNVVTVPLIGKVTAGNPITAIENVEEYFPLPERLAPADEPVFMLEIMGDSMIDAGILDGDLVIVRQQKTARNGEIVVAMTDEDEATVKRFFKEKDFVRLQPENPSMEPIILNNVSILGKVIGVYRHIH, encoded by the coding sequence TTGACGAAACTATCAAAAAGACAGCATGACATCCTTTCTTTCATTAAAGATGAGGTTCGTGCAAAAGGTTATCCACCTTCTGTCAGGGAGATCGGAGAGGCGGTAGGGTTGGCATCCAGTTCAACTGTCCATGGACACCTTGCAAGATTGGAAGCCAAAGGCCTGATTCGCCGGGATCCGACTAAACCGCGTGCAATTGAAGTATTAGAGCTTGAAGAGAATTCGATTCCAAAGCCTAATGTGGTTACGGTTCCATTAATAGGTAAAGTCACTGCCGGAAATCCTATCACTGCCATCGAAAATGTAGAAGAATATTTCCCTTTGCCAGAACGTTTGGCACCTGCAGATGAACCGGTCTTCATGCTCGAAATTATGGGAGACAGTATGATTGACGCGGGTATCTTAGATGGAGATTTAGTTATCGTGCGCCAGCAAAAAACGGCAAGGAATGGTGAAATCGTTGTTGCAATGACCGACGAAGATGAAGCAACTGTTAAACGCTTCTTCAAGGAAAAAGACTTCGTCAGATTGCAGCCTGAAAATCCTTCAATGGAGCCAATCATATTAAACAATGTCTCTATTCTCGGAAAAGTCATTGGTGTTTATCGCCACATTCACTAA
- a CDS encoding GH25 family lysozyme: MKGIDVSHWNQVNDWNQVKSDGIEFVYLKATEGSSYVDPKLEEYYMGAKKAGLRVGFYHFARPIDEANTLSEARHFINTVRDMPADLPYVYDIETTGAGLKAEQLTKLAGLWLETVRLSLGKVMIYSYSYFQKKYLLEPLTKYPLWIAHYDVSEPSFSRWKEFTCWQYSEKGSVNGIQGNVDLDDGKGLKAVADQKKDYEGHWAQESIEKAIKAGIMKGHTDGTWGPNEPVTRGQLAVILDRLGLLDQ, encoded by the coding sequence ATGAAAGGCATTGATGTCTCCCATTGGAATCAAGTGAATGATTGGAATCAAGTAAAATCAGATGGAATCGAATTTGTCTACTTGAAAGCGACAGAGGGTAGTTCATATGTAGATCCAAAATTAGAAGAATATTATATGGGAGCAAAAAAAGCAGGATTGAGAGTAGGGTTCTATCACTTTGCCAGACCGATAGACGAAGCAAATACTCTAAGTGAAGCAAGGCATTTCATCAATACTGTGAGGGACATGCCTGCTGATTTGCCGTATGTATACGATATCGAGACAACAGGGGCAGGATTGAAAGCGGAGCAGCTGACAAAGCTTGCCGGTTTGTGGCTTGAAACTGTCCGATTGTCATTGGGGAAGGTAATGATATATTCATATTCCTATTTTCAAAAAAAATATTTATTGGAGCCGCTGACGAAATATCCCCTATGGATTGCACATTATGATGTAAGTGAGCCTTCCTTTTCCAGATGGAAAGAATTTACTTGCTGGCAGTATTCTGAGAAGGGCTCAGTTAATGGCATCCAAGGAAATGTAGACTTGGATGATGGAAAGGGGTTGAAAGCGGTGGCCGATCAAAAAAAGGACTATGAAGGACATTGGGCACAGGAGTCTATTGAAAAAGCAATAAAGGCCGGAATCATGAAAGGGCATACTGACGGGACATGGGGTCCGAATGAGCCAGTGACCAGGGGGCAATTGGCGGTGATCTTGGATAGACTCGGATTGTTGGATCAATAA